The region GGGACATAGATAATTGTTAAATGAATGGGGAAAAAATGGAATCATAGATAGTAACTAAGATTAGATTCAATGTAGAACAAGGCTTTTGCAGGAAAATGGATTTTTGCATCCAAAGTGGACTACCCATTTGCAGAATGCTCACAATGccaaggatattattttgaaaagggAAGAGTGACTAAATACTTGCCTTATGTTTCCTTAGCCATGCCCATTCGTCTATTCTACTTCTTGCATCAACTATGGACTATCCGTTTGAAACCAGTTTTGATGGTTTTGAAGCTTTCTTATTGGTTGGATACCCGTTTCGCACAATTCATAGAAACTAtccatttgtttctttgttcGGCATCAAACATAATAACTCACTATTATCCATTCTCCCTTGGTTCTTTCTTCCTCCAACCTTGTTTTGGTCCTCATTAGTAGAGACAATCCTCCTGCACATGTGATATGGGATATGGTTTAAGTATTTGCGTCGGGTAAGTTCGGTTCTTGGAAGATTCAATGCAGAACTGCATTTGAGGTAGGCTTGCCCTATATGGACAGTAAAATCAACACATCTactatgttttttttcttatgaGGATGCATTTGATTGAGTGATTTATTGCTTTCAACATAGGTTGGGGTTTCTAATTGTTGGCTCCAGTATAGTTGGATTTGTTTCTGGGAATTCGTCAAGAAATCAAGGCATCGTCCCACGCTATTGGTTTTTATTTACTACTGGAGGCATTCAAGTACCTCAGGACCACCTTGTGGTAAAATATGTGGAATTCTTGTGTATACACTTGTCTTGATGTGTTTCCCCTCTGGAGTAGTGCTGATTGGAGCTGCATTGTTCGATTTTATTGTTGCTGATTTCAATTGGTCTACAGCAGTGTAGAAGACGGTGTATACCTGGCTTGATGGGGTGATTGAATATGCCTTTAGCTGTTGTAGGATTATCTCTaaatgtttttcaacatgcaggTCCTTAAGCTTACTTCCTTCTTCTAGATAGTTGGTAATCTTATCTGAGGACAGCTAGAAGCCTAGAATCATGGGCGAGGTGGCAGTGATATCCTTTGAACCTCTGCAGTTCGAAAGCAATGATGTGAAACACATGACTGAGAAAAACATTTTTACTGGAGAAGAATCAAGTGAATCAAAAGATCATGAAAAGACCAATGACTTGCAAGACAAAGGATATATGGAGCATGGGTAAATTTCCTGTTCATCTTCTCTTTTCTGCTATTTAATTTCTGTTTCATGTTCTTTCTTTATGAAATTAGGTTACTCTGTTCCTAGTTCTTCTGTTAAAAAGTTGGGCTTTTTCTGCAGATGCACACATTACCGAAGAAGATGTCGTATCAGGGCCCCCGTTGCAGTGAGATTTTTGGTTGCCGCCATTGTCACAATGACGCAAAAGTGAGTAAATTCCCTAATCTATGATGTTGCATGTTTCAAATATTTAATCTGTAGTTGTTCCAATAAATGATGTGGTTGCATCTTATTTCACTTTTTGAAGGCATTTAGTAGTTTTGACTTTTGTGAACTTCATCGAAATATTGACTAGGGCACAATACAATATGTCACTGGCTGAAAACTACTGAATTACTCCCATCATATTTCATTCAATAAGTTCTTCTATGAAGTTTGAAATTTCATCATTTACAATCTGCATTCAACATTTGAAGCTAAGTCCTTTCTTGTGCTAACTTTACTCCTTTCAGGTTCATCAAAACTGTATTAATTGTGGTGTTTGTATGGGCAAGTACTTCTGTGGGACATGCAAGCTCTTTGATGATGATGTAAGTAGTCATTCCTGGAATTGAGAATCTGTCTCATTTTCATGTTTTATATTTGTTATATATTGCCTTTGTCTTTGATATGATTTCTCTTATAATTATCTCTGAGGTGTGCATGAAGTAGTGAGTATCTTTAACAGTAGCTTTTACGCAAGTGAGAATTAAATGATATGATCGTAGGAAAATTTAAATTATGAATATATTAAAGTGGCTTTGGTTTTACTATCTTACTCCTTTCATGTGCCTACAGATATCTAAGCACCAGTACCATTGCAGTGGCTTTGGTTTTTGCTAATGCCCCtgggaaaatgagttttcacaAGTCTGATGAAATTTGGGCTTTTTTTACCTCTTTCAATTACCCTTACTCGTTTGCTTCAAGCCCATGCTTTTATATAACGGGTGCTGGCACAATCATTAGATATGGTTGTTtatcgaccaaaaaaaaaagatatggtTGTTTGAACTTTTAAATCGAGAGTTCAATTCTTAGGAGCCGCActcttaaaaataatttgacaTTCACCACACCAAAATGAAAATTGCGAGAGGAAATGACacaccaaaaaaatatattttaagatAATATATTCAAATGCTCTTTCACATGTTGCACAAGATTAATATACTAATGTTTGAACGCCATGCATCTAACTTTTTGGGCTTTGTTGCCATCCTGTAGCATTGAATTAATATACTAATATCAGCACACGGGTGcattttatcttttaaaaaCAATAGAATTGCCTTGGACAAAACAAATAGAATtgcctttgacaaaaaaaaaaaaatagaactgcatgaattttgttaaaattaagaataaaataaatttttgaaaGTATAATGTATTCACTCAAAGAAGATTttttaacataaaatattaagaCATTATAAtgtattctttaaaaaaattaatattttatttaggGTGTGTTTGTTTACTAATTGTATTGGATGTAATTGTGATTTTTATCAATCCAATAACTTTTTCGCATATTCCCATAATATTGGTCCGTTAGAAAATTTGACATAATAACCTAAATTTGTCGATTGAAAGTATATTTTACGAGGAAAGTTGTGTCTACACACCTCTCCATTATTTCATCTTTTAAGagatatagaaataaaaaaaagagaaattagtaatatgaaaataatatgTAAGAAAAATATGAGCTAAGAATATCAAAGTTCTTTTACCtaaaatcaaatataatagtGTAGAAAAATACTAACAATATTTActtgtttttttaaaattcttTAATCAATTGGTCCAAACTCATGTTGGATGGTTTTCAATTTAATAGaactttttttaataaacatTCGATACCCGGATGTTACTAGATTTAGGATTTAGTCACAGTTAAGACTTCTCATGCCTCTTCAGAATGTGTTATGTAGAAATCGAACTTGAGAGCTCTTCTCACACACTCGGTCTATGTTGCACATGAGTAGATGATTTAATAGAAAGAATCCACTTAATTTCAATAGATTATTAAGTTAAAAAGAAAAGATTTAAAAATATTCTCGTTTGGGTCCCTTTCACTTTAGTGGCTACGTGGATAGAAGACAGGGAAACATTTGTCACAATCAAAGTGAAAGTAAGTAATTTACACAACACGACAAACAAAGTAGTAACGCgcggagagagaaagagaaagatagTACAGATACACGGTACTGCCTGCACAAGTTTCAGtttctcacacacacacatacaccattcagagagagaaagaaaaagaaaaagagtttTGGAGTTTCTTCTCTCTCTGAAACTCAACTGAACTTTCTAGAGAGTAAGAAATCTCAGGTCAGTTCTTctcttcaatcttcatcatctattattttttcttcttctctatttgatTTGATTAGCTTTTTGTTCATTCCAGAATCCAGATTCTGTTACTGGTAGTTACTTTCTTCATTTTTTGATTAGCCTTGtacttcattttcttcttccttttcctttttctaggtttttttttttttttcattcttgaTTATTCAACTGTATTTGACATTTTGCATTTGGGTTTCATGCATTGAAATAAATGCTGCTTAGTGCTTCTCATTTTACCAGTGATTGTAATTTTGGCCTGATTTgttgttctgttttattttttaaatgttcCATGTTTGATTCTTTATTCTCTATGAAGACATGGATATGTAGATTTTAATTGAGGCTGGAATGAAGTTGTTGATTTTTTCATTCAACAggtgtttgtttgttttgagatgATGCTGAGGAAGAGGACAGGGTCAATCCAGGaagatcaacaacaacaacaccacaTGGGTCAAATGGAAGTCTCTGATACAAATTGTGACTACCATCATGCCTTGGAGAGTAATGTCAAAAGCAGCAACTCACTTTTCAAAGCCCCAATTTTATTTGTGGGTTTGGGACCAAAGGGCTTGTTGGATTCTGATTCAGTTAGGAGCCCCACTTCCCCACTAGATGTAACATTGCTTTCAAATCTAGGAAACCTCTTAAGAACCCCAAGATCATCATCCATTGAGGGGCAGCAGCAACATAGGAGCTGGGACTGTGCCAAAGTTGGTTTAGGTATCATAGATTCTCTGGAGGATTGTTCTAATGTTTCTGGGAAAATTAATATTCTCCTATCATCTGAGACCAAGAAGACTAGTCTCAGTCCCCAAATGATTACCAAACCCCCAACTTGTAAGTCCTGTGTGGATCCTGTTCAGGCCTCTAAGTCTTTACCTAAAGATTTTTATAAGCTTCCCTATACCCATAATAGTTCTTCTGCTAACCACAAGGGTGAATCCACTGTTCTTTTTGAGATTGGAGAGACCCCACTAGAATATGAGTCCCTTGGGAAAAATTGTTCTTGTTCATTGGACTCCTCCAGTTCAATGAAAAATCTTTCTGGTTTAACTGGTTCTAACTTTGATTCAGATTCTGAGATTTTATCCTCTCCTCCTCATTTTATTGGAGGAAGCCACAACCCAAACACCTTGCCACCTGCAGAgttaaattcaaattcaaacccTGTGCCAGCATCATCCTCCTCTAATGAATTTATCAAGTCCCTATCAGCTAGTGAGATTGAAAACTCTGAGGACTACACATGTGTGATTTCCCATGGTCCCAATCCCAAAACAACCCATATTTTCTGTGACTCTATCTTGGAAGTTCATGCTAATGATCTTAAAAAGTATTGTAAgagtgaagaagaggaagaggaggaggcgAAACTGTCCTCTCCCATGGTTAACAAGTTACAGACTCCAAACCAATTTCCCTCTGGTGACTTTTTGTGTGTCTGTTACTATTGCAACAATGAACTGGTAGAGGGGGAAGATATTTACATTTATAGGTAGATTAGCACTGATGCATCTCTTTTCTGTTTTAGGATCAGATTTTCTtttatcagaatcaattctaaaactTAGAAGCAACTCACAGAAGCTTCttcccataattgattctgatatGGATAGAATTGATTGCCAGAGTTTCTAATCatgtatgtttggatacacgtgGAAAACCACAGCGAAGTAAAAATCTCGGTGGAGAGCCACAAAAGCTAAGGGAAGTTGCTTCTGTCCACCATGTGATTTTGGCTCATCATGGTTTTTCATCGTGTATCCAAACACCACTTAACAATTTCTTTTATGGATTGAATTCATTCTAAGATTGGGTTCTTTTGATATCCTGCAGAGGTGAAAAATCATTTTGCAGTCCAGCTTGCCGTGCCATGGAGATCATGATTGATGAGGAGCTAGAAGAACCCGATTCATCATCTGAGAAATCTCTAGAGGGGGAATCTGGTGGTGAACTTTTTGAAACAGGCTTCATCAAAGCTATATAGAGGGCTTTTCAGCCATTGGCACTGAGGCCATGAAATGAGTAAACGCACCTGATCATCTGTTCACAAAGGGCTGTTTTTTGTGTGCATTATTAGCAGCCATGGATGGTTGTTTTGTACATCATTGCGTTTGCTGTTGGTTTTTGTGCTTTTCATGGTCTTGGTGGATGTGGTTCTCTTCAGCTAGATAATTGGTTTCCATAATTAAGTTGATAGATATGTTAAGACACTATATGATAGGTTaagcttttttgttttttctcattaaggtttaagccttttttttcaTGGCTTATCCCTTATTGTCGGTGCTTTGCCTTTATCTCTATTATGTCAGTATATGCAACCCACTCAGACAAGTGTCTGACTTGGAAGGTTGTGCTGCTTGTAATGAATATGGAACTATATGCTTTCCGATGAATTTTGGATTGTGAATTGGAAAACTAATTGATTTGATCCTTTAATCATTCATGGGGTGGGattgttcttaattttttttactggaTCATTTTTTTAACTTGGATTTGACTAGGTTCAAGAAACTTGATGATTTGTGTTTAAATCATCGAGTTTATTTACAGTTGATGGCTTAATTTGAAGTATAACTTCTAAAGCTCTGGGCCCAAATGGATTTTAACCTTTCTTCTTTAAGCAATACTTGGAATTTAATTTGGAAATGGTAGGGAATGATGTTTGGAAGCTGGTGTAGGATGCTTACAGGGGTGGCTTTTATAATCCAATATGGCAGAGACTTTGTTGGTATGGATTCCCAAAGTTCATCATCCTTCCCAGTTTGAAGAATTTAGACTGATGATTAGTCTATGCAACACCTTATACAATTGATAACAAAGGTCCTTGAGTAAATTTGGTTTCTCTTCTAACATTGTTTCACTGATGAACTTAGAACACTTGAGTTAAAAACAATGAATATTTTGTATTTGAGATCTCTTTAAGTAAGCTTTCTAACCATAAATTCCATAGAATTTCGATACTTGTGGATTgatttaaaaatcaaatattaagGTTGTTTAAGGGTGAAAGTGGTAGAATCAAGGAGCAACTTGCAAGAAAAACTAGTATCACTAGATAtccaaaaaattatgaaacttttaTCAGTTTGAAGCCCCCTATGAGAGGGGggaaggaaaaacaaaaactgATTAAAGGCAAACGGGAGTAAATTACCTATTATCTACCGAATTATCTTAAGACTGcgaatattttatttcaaattgaagcaaaatttgcaaaaaaaaaaattatggaaaaCGTTAGTACTAAAATTTGGAGGTAATAAATAGTAAATGAATTGAAGTGTAAACCTATAGTATACTctctctgttcttatataactgacactattttgatctttttctcttttttttttgacacttttacaattttaagagagaattaattatactttaccaattgtacccttcatttattggtggtaggaaaattgaaaagttataattaataagagagataaagggtataataggaagttagagtagtaattttaataaaacaagaacattaattgttttttaattaagaacattaatttttatttcttaatacttgtgcaacaatcTTAAAGTGTCAGTTATATAAGAACAGATTAAGTACTATTTTCGAAACTAAAAAGTAGTAACTTCGACAAGTCTCACCCCTTCATTCTATGTCGTTATTCAtaagttttctctctcatactataattattaattagtatatagatgatgtcatatttatattttttggttttttagtaatttaaatattaaataatttcatattttcaaaaatgattaatgtattaatattacatttaatagttattaatgacattagaataattaacaaaagtcaattgcgatttttttaaaaaataactattATATTAATTTGACAGTTAATGctttttaatgacattagaatattAAATAAAAGTTCATTATGACTTTTCTACCACTAAGAATAAGATGTATGCTCACAAAATCGTTTTTATACTAATGATtatagttattttttatataaaaaaataaaaacaaatttgaatgTAATATCTTACGTTAAAAATGGTtgaaaatgatatcaaatatgccataaaaattgatattaaatagCTTTAAATGATTAATTtggaaattaactcaaaaaaattacattttataTTTCATATATACATTTGgaagattaaaatggttttggtaTATTAATCCAAAACGTAacaaattagaaagaaaaaaaggaattataatataattaggattagaaaaaataaattaaataagtgatatacgtaattaaaaaagaaaaaaaagaaaatatgaaaaaggCTGATGTATGTCAACAAAGTACTTTTATTCCATTTGTGCATGGCGCCGGATCAATACTAATATTTGagtcagtttgaaatttaatattACTAGTATTGACCTCGCGCCATGCACAGATGAAATAAGAGCACTTTGCCGGCATACATCAgactttttcatattttctctcttatttttcttttttaaatatgtatatcacatatttgaatttttttcttctaatcctagttacattctaattccctattttttcttctaatttgttttgctttgaatcaatatacTAAAACATTTTTAATCTTCTAGATGTAtatacaaaaacataaaatacaaaatttttaagttaattttcaaatcaattcctttaaactatttgatatcaaattttttatgacatatttaatatcattttgaacgtaagatattgcattcattttttttattttgttatataaaaaaatcataatccaTTTTTAACATTGGAAAACTAACATAATACTAACCTACTCGGTCCCTCAGAAGCAGTGTTTCCACCTCTACTGAAGGCACCTCAAGAACTCTAATACCCGGATGAAGATTACTAGCACCAAGCCTTCGCAAGGCTATCAGCCACTGAGTTACACTCCTGTGGAACCCAAGCTAGGGACATGTCCCACCTCCGGTGCTTTGTCGACATACATCTTAATGGTATAAAAGTTCTAATGTCAtttaaaaccattaaatgtcaaattaatacatcagttattttcgaaaaaaaaagttacaattgacttttgttaattattttaaggtcattaataactattaaatacaatattaatacactaattatttttgaaaatacaattatttaatatttaaattaataaaaaaatcagaaaatattaGTATGTcatcatctacctactaattatagtatgagagaaagcttatgaagaaagacatagaaTAAAGATGTGACACTTATCGGAGGTGCGACTTTTTTGTTTCAGAAACATATAGAATTTGCGAAAATTTTACTCCAAATTGAAGGAAAATTTGCAAGAAAATATTTATGGGAAAAGTTAGTAATAGAATTTGGAGGTGATAAATGATGAATGAAATGAAGTGTAGTATTTAAGTtagtttaaaatttaatattgtatGAGCAAACCTCAAACTAATTGAGTGTGATTTTCAATTGGAGCTGATGTCTCACCATCCGATCCCAGTTGCCGAACATACACGAAAAGCCAACATGCAAAACGCCACGTTATGTCTGAAACAAAGTTAACCTGACCATGGTTAAAATGCTTTACCAGAGATGTAAGTGTAGTTAGGTGTTCAGTTTCAGTCCATGTTGCCGTTTTATTATGTGACTCAgcttttcatgattttttttcacaagaaaaagagagaatcTAGAGCATCCACGTGTAAGCTTAGAAATCAATCCAACAGTATCTAACGGTCAGGATTGAAATATTCATTTCAAAGCAACTTTTttccctttatttttctttattctttTTTCTAAAGCATAGAATTGCAGTTCACCGACCACTAGTTTTATATGGTTTATTTCCTCTTTCTTGTTTCCCTTTTGGGGAGTTATGTGCACGTGTTGTAAAATGAGTGGTTTGTTCTTTGAGAGTCCACTATAGAATTCCCattttattcttctttttcccCTTAATTACTCAAGAATGATTGATAatgtaatttcaaaaaaaaatgataatgtTATACGAAATTTCAAACAAATTAATATTGTtaaggcttaaagggtccaaatgcccctgagattacaaagggaatcaaatccaggacctagaaaaattttgcatcaaattgggtcactagaatttttttttaattcaattaaggccaaagtgtgccagagctcaattttgtcctagtcacctTTTTCACGTggctttttaaaatttttttaattagaaaaattaattaaaaataaaattttaattccaagtcaGTTATGtcagcagaaaaaaaaaatttaataaaatcctaatctaaACATAAATCTCTAATCTAAACAATGACCtaaactaaacaaaattaaatccctaatctaataatatCAATTCAGCCCTAAATTAACCCTATCCATCCATCGTCAGCCCCAATTTCAACCCTAACGAAGAACAACTCCACCTCCACTCGAACAGCGGAGCACGAGGaacacctccacctccactggAACGACGGAGCACgagaagagaagggagaaaATGAATTCACAAGACCACGAAGCTTCAAAGAAAGTGAAGAACCCCAGGGTCAGTTGTCGTTCATCCACCTCGTGCCCTTCACCCTCACTTTCACGCAAGACTTGTGGCTGTGGGAAAGAGGTTATTCTCTACCGATCTCATTCCAGTACTAACCCAGGAAAACTATTTTGGAGGTGCCCTGATTGGAGGGTAATTTCTTCTGTATCAATACATGTATTTTAATTTCTCTgccttctggttctggttgtaatgtttgattttgaaattgttCCAAGTGAAAGGGTCTTGTGGGTTTTTCGAGTGGGATAGAGGTGTTgctaatgaagatgaagatggtatGGAGGGTTCTTCAAATCTGAATGAAGACATTAATGACATGATGGAAAAAATAATTGCTAGTTTGAGGGAAGAGCTTCACGAAATGCTGCAGAAGGCAATGGTCAAGTTATGTGAAGACATGAATGAGAAGGACAAAAAAATtgagaggatgaagatgaagctgaAAAGAGAGGGATTCAAGATTAATGTGCTATTGTTCTTATTAGACATTGCTTTGATTGTAGCAGTGTCAAAGTTCTTCTAGGAATGGGGTGTGTTGGATTTATGGTTTAGGTTGTCATGTATTCTGTTGTTTATCTTCTTATGTGTTCTGTTGTTGGACTTAGAGTTTAGGATGTTATGTGTTGTGTTCTTGTTGATCTTCTTAGGCATTACTTTGGTTGTAGCAGTGTTAAAGTTATTTTGTATTGAATGAAAATGTCCTATGTAATGAATGCAATCTCTAGATGAGACATTAATACAATATGTGTTGGTTGTTTTGAACATTAATGCAACATGGATCTTGTTGTTTTCCCTTGCATTGTTCCATGAGTTATACAATATGTGTTGGTTGTATTGAATGTCAAAGTTCACATCCTGACTCACAAAAATGTATAGTTGGTGCCCTGTTTTGGCAGTGTATGCACATGATGCAGAATTGAGATAATGCTTAATAAACAACAATTCTTATAGAAAACACAACCTCAAAACATGTGAGTCTTGAACATAGAAAATGAGAGTCATAAAGCTATTACAAAAGTAATGGAAAGTAATGTCATCCAAGCATTTCATTACAATAATGGTGATGTGGTCCCATCTTCCACTAAATAATACTAATTATTACAAAAAAGACAGATATGAGCATCCAAAGTTGTCCTGCAGCATCATGTGACCTTCACTTTCTTCAGATCCATCTCCTTTTGATAACTCTCTTCTTTGGTTGGTCTTGACTAGCAACAGTTGCCTTGCCCTTATCCCCTTTGCCAGCAGTTCCACTTGCATGTTCTCCTGGAATCCTATGACCTATCTCATTGTCTGCTCCCCTCTTTTTTCCCCTTTGATTCGAAGCAGCAGCTACAGGTTTTTTGGGCTGTGCAGTAGGTTTTTTGGGCTGTGGAGGTGGTGGGACTTGTGGTTTTGTTGCTCTGGCAGCTGCAGCTGGTTGTGGAGGTTGAGGTGCTGCAGGTTGCTTTCTGGATCTGGCAGGTGGAGGTGCTTGTGGTTGGCTGCTTGCAATGGCAGTTGCAGCTGGCTGTGGAGTTGCAACAGCTTGTTTTTTGGATCTGGAAGTTGGAGCTTtgagtggaggtggaggtgctTGTTGTTTGCAGTTGCAGCTGGCTGTGGAGGTGCAGCAGCTTGctttctggatctggtagttgGTGCTTtgagtggaggtggaggtgactGTTGTTGATTGTTTGCATTTGCATTTGCAGCTGGTGGAGCTTCTTGTGTTGAAGGAGCAGAAGGAGACACATCTTGTGTTGAAGGACCAAATACCTGTAGACAAGGGATTTTTAGACATGATGAACAGAAAAGCACAAGCAGTGTAAAAGAGATTTTATTGATACCTGTGAGAAATCATGTGGttcattctcttcttcaatGTGCCCATCATCAAGAGCACCCTCAGATGGTAGAGGCAAGGGGCACTTCCTCTGGTTGTGTCCTTTTTTGTGACACCTACTACATGTGTAAGAACTGCCTCCTCTTCTCAATTTGGTTGGGTTCTTCTTATCTGGTTCATCAAGTTCCCTTCTCAATTTTTTTGGCCTTCCAGGCCCTCTTTTAATCTCAGGAGGAAGGATGTCATCTTGTTGGAGCTTTGGCCATTTATTCTCACCATTAATTGGTGAGATAATGTGCCCATAGCAAGTGCTATAAGCTGCTTTTTTGTAATATTCATGCACATAATTTTCAGGATTAAGACCCCTATCAGAGAGACAAGACACAACATGTCTGCAGGGAATTCCATTTAATTCCCAAAAGTTGCAGGGACATGTTTGCTTCTCTATATCAACTATGAATTGGTCTTCAAAACCAGCATGCTCAACTTGAAATAGACCTTGAGCAACCCAAGTTGCTACCCACCCACCACTATAATTTATCTCTCTATCTAGCCTCTTCCTAGGTTTAGGCATCACATTACCCTTCCATCCTTTACTTTTTTCTCTCAAAGTAGCAAATCTATTCATTAAATACTTTCTAATCCATTCAAACATAGTGATAACATGTTTGTCCCTAGCAACTAAAATGGTACAATTGAAAGCCTCAGACAAATTATTCATGGTTACATCACATTTAGGGTAGAAAGAGAAAGCATGCCTGCACCAATGTATTGTAGGGATAGTCATCAGCCACTTGTAAGCATCTTCATTTATTGCTTTGATTTGTTGCATTTTCTCCTCCCATAACTCCTTGTATGTTGCTTTGGATGCCCACATGAGAAGGTCTCTAATCTCAGTTCCTCCACCAAACTTCTGCTTGAAATTGGCATACAAGTGCCTCACACAAAAGCGGTGCTTTACACCAGGAAAGTCCTCCTCAAACACTTGCATTAACCTCTAGGCAGCACAATCAGATTGAAATGTAAGTAAAATAAGTAAGCACAATCAGGTTGTAATGTAATGAAAGTAAATACTATATGTTAATTTAGGGTACCTTTTGCTTATCACTGATGAACACCCATCTTTTGTCACCGATATCCGGGATTAAATGGTTCAAAAACCATCTCCAAGATTCCTTGCACTCAGCTTCAACCACTGCAAATGCAAGTGGGAAGTACTGATCATTTGGGTCCCTTCCCACAGCAATTAGAAGGATGCCACCATATTTGGTTTTGAGGTGACATCCATCAATTCCAATAAATGGTCTGCATGCCTGTTTAAAAGCAGATTTGCATCCCTCCAGACACATATAAAAACAACCAAATCTGGGCTGAAGTGTGGTGGGATTATATCTCAGAATGATAGCTGCTGTGTTTTCATGATTCACCCTCTTGAGCTCACCTGCATTAGATGTTATCATGGTGTACTGCTTTAGGGCATCTCCCTCAACAACATCCTTAGCAATTTTTCTCGCATTCCAAGCAGTCCCCCAGCTGACACCTACACTGTATCTTGTCCTCATCTCATGAATTATCTCCTTCA is a window of Lotus japonicus ecotype B-129 chromosome 5, LjGifu_v1.2 DNA encoding:
- the LOC130720295 gene encoding FCS-Like Zinc finger 11-like, whose protein sequence is MMLRKRTGSIQEDQQQQHHMGQMEVSDTNCDYHHALESNVKSSNSLFKAPILFVGLGPKGLLDSDSVRSPTSPLDVTLLSNLGNLLRTPRSSSIEGQQQHRSWDCAKVGLGIIDSLEDCSNVSGKINILLSSETKKTSLSPQMITKPPTCKSCVDPVQASKSLPKDFYKLPYTHNSSSANHKGESTVLFEIGETPLEYESLGKNCSCSLDSSSSMKNLSGLTGSNFDSDSEILSSPPHFIGGSHNPNTLPPAELNSNSNPVPASSSSNEFIKSLSASEIENSEDYTCVISHGPNPKTTHIFCDSILEVHANDLKKYCKSEEEEEEEAKLSSPMVNKLQTPNQFPSGDFLCVCYYCNNELVEGEDIYIYRGEKSFCSPACRAMEIMIDEELEEPDSSSEKSLEGESGGELFETGFIKAI